From Saccharothrix espanaensis DSM 44229, the proteins below share one genomic window:
- a CDS encoding copper resistance CopC family protein, whose translation MRRALSLTLAAFLAGGLALLGTGTASAHNVLVSSDPKDGQALEAGPAEITLVFDQPVQGGDKFNTITVKGPDDTRWEDGGEPVVRNNSVVFKVRPLGPAAEYQVGYRILSADGHPVSGNLKFSTTKAGGGTPNAATETAKAGESSSDEGGGVPIWVWIIGAVVLLGGGVFFALRGGSGAGSGPGSGESTRR comes from the coding sequence ATGAGGCGCGCGCTCTCGCTGACCCTGGCCGCGTTCCTCGCGGGCGGCCTGGCGCTGCTCGGCACCGGGACCGCGTCCGCGCACAACGTGCTGGTCAGCAGCGACCCGAAGGACGGCCAGGCGCTGGAGGCCGGCCCGGCCGAGATCACCCTGGTGTTCGACCAGCCGGTGCAGGGCGGTGACAAGTTCAACACCATCACCGTCAAGGGCCCGGACGACACCCGCTGGGAGGACGGCGGCGAGCCCGTCGTCCGGAACAACTCGGTGGTCTTCAAGGTCCGCCCGCTCGGCCCGGCGGCCGAGTACCAGGTGGGCTACCGGATCCTGTCCGCCGACGGGCACCCGGTGTCCGGGAACCTGAAGTTCAGCACCACCAAGGCCGGCGGCGGCACCCCGAACGCGGCGACCGAGACCGCCAAGGCGGGCGAGTCGTCGTCCGACGAGGGCGGCGGCGTGCCGATCTGGGTGTGGATCATCGGCGCGGTCGTGCTGCTGGGCGGCGGCGTGTTCTTCGCCCTGCGCGGCGGCTCGGGTGCCGGCTCCGGCCCGGGTTCCGGGGAGTCCACGCGGCGATGA
- a CDS encoding NACHT domain-containing protein, translated as MRRRSPAGRLCIKPTGEADIVGLESAALRVGGTIASAGAKSWLRRRRAAFERSASLAELAQAELKGPLQQRKLDNLVGRIGQQVAEQLAPVLSGRFADVPSDEAEAAVLAVVDVLEDVDLSDEALLAVDADAEVLAKRIRAQFPRRAASLSPRAEELHELALDLACRHLVQVVRHLPSFQPVALAEVLSRLTSQADQLENLLARTPTTSLYAPAGTNRDELFRVEYLATLAATLDRLELLGLPGDEQPTLALTVAYLSLSVSGSSGSAKAKRGRVQVENWFDPLARNDSQDAEGVPVEAAIGDNPRVLLRGDAGSGKTTLVNWLAVRAARAELSDALAGWNDRVPFMVRLRTFADGDLPNPENFVSRCTPMIAQVMPEGWVHRQLVAGRAMLLVDGVDEVPAGRRREVKSWLRDLLATFPDTHVVVTARTAAADSRWLAAEEFQAVTLEPMNPLNIVDFVERWHQAAELSGAEIGDAERRLRAQLERPHLRQLAASPLLCAMLCALNLSHRSELPRNRMDLYAKALAMLLHLRDAERGIPVLLGDVEKRVLLRDLAWRLTLADKVELSAADALEHIGRKLPGMPNVTIEPKPIFDHLLERSGVLREPVPGRIDFVHRTFLEYLAADEAIQQHHVPTLISHAHLDTWWETVVMACLPPQAVGSCLP; from the coding sequence TTGCGGCGGCGATCGCCGGCCGGTCGGTTATGCATCAAGCCGACGGGGGAGGCGGACATCGTCGGGTTGGAGAGCGCCGCGCTGAGGGTGGGCGGCACGATCGCGTCGGCGGGCGCGAAGTCCTGGTTGCGGCGGCGCAGGGCGGCGTTCGAGCGCTCGGCGAGCCTGGCGGAGCTGGCGCAGGCGGAGCTCAAGGGGCCGTTGCAGCAGCGGAAGCTGGACAACCTGGTCGGCCGCATCGGCCAGCAGGTGGCCGAGCAGTTGGCACCGGTGCTGTCGGGCCGGTTCGCCGACGTGCCCTCGGACGAGGCCGAGGCGGCGGTGCTGGCCGTGGTCGACGTGCTGGAGGACGTGGACCTGTCGGACGAGGCCCTGCTGGCGGTCGACGCGGATGCCGAGGTGCTGGCCAAACGCATCCGTGCGCAGTTCCCGCGCCGGGCGGCGTCGCTGTCACCGCGCGCCGAGGAGCTGCACGAACTCGCGCTGGACCTGGCGTGCCGGCACCTGGTGCAGGTCGTCCGGCACCTGCCGTCGTTCCAACCGGTGGCCTTGGCCGAGGTGCTGAGCCGCCTGACGTCCCAGGCCGACCAGCTGGAGAACCTCCTCGCCCGCACCCCCACCACCAGCCTCTACGCCCCGGCCGGCACCAACCGCGACGAGCTGTTCCGCGTCGAGTACCTGGCCACACTGGCCGCCACCCTCGACCGGTTGGAACTGCTGGGCCTGCCCGGCGACGAACAGCCGACCTTGGCTCTGACGGTCGCCTACCTGAGCCTCAGCGTGTCCGGCTCCTCGGGTTCGGCGAAGGCGAAACGCGGCCGGGTGCAGGTGGAGAACTGGTTCGACCCGTTGGCCAGGAACGATTCCCAGGACGCCGAGGGCGTTCCGGTCGAAGCCGCCATCGGCGACAACCCACGGGTGTTGCTGCGCGGCGATGCGGGTTCCGGCAAAACGACCCTGGTGAACTGGCTCGCGGTACGTGCCGCCCGAGCCGAACTCTCCGACGCACTGGCCGGCTGGAACGACCGGGTCCCGTTCATGGTCCGGCTGAGGACGTTCGCCGACGGCGACCTGCCCAACCCCGAGAACTTCGTTTCACGATGCACGCCCATGATCGCCCAGGTGATGCCGGAGGGTTGGGTGCACCGGCAGTTGGTGGCCGGCCGGGCGATGTTGTTGGTGGACGGTGTGGACGAGGTGCCGGCGGGTCGGCGTCGCGAGGTGAAGTCGTGGCTGCGGGACTTGTTGGCGACGTTCCCGGACACCCACGTGGTGGTGACGGCTCGTACGGCGGCGGCGGACAGCCGGTGGCTCGCGGCCGAGGAATTCCAAGCGGTCACCTTGGAGCCGATGAACCCGCTGAACATCGTCGACTTCGTCGAGCGCTGGCACCAGGCCGCAGAGCTGTCCGGCGCGGAAATCGGCGATGCCGAACGTCGGTTGCGCGCCCAGTTGGAACGGCCGCACCTGCGGCAGTTGGCGGCGAGCCCGTTGCTGTGCGCAATGTTGTGCGCGCTGAACCTGTCACACCGCTCGGAGTTGCCGCGAAACCGAATGGACTTGTACGCCAAGGCGCTGGCGATGCTGCTGCACCTGCGCGACGCGGAACGCGGAATCCCGGTCCTGCTGGGTGACGTGGAGAAGCGGGTGCTGCTGCGGGATCTGGCGTGGCGATTGACGCTGGCGGACAAGGTGGAACTGTCGGCGGCGGATGCGTTGGAGCACATCGGGCGCAAGCTGCCCGGGATGCCGAACGTCACCATCGAACCCAAACCGATCTTCGACCACCTGCTGGAACGCAGCGGCGTCCTGCGCGAACCGGTTCCCGGCCGAATCGACTTCGTGCACCGGACGTTCCTGGAGTACCTGGCGGCGGATGAGGCGATCCAACAGCACCACGTACCGACCTTGATCTCCCACGCCCACTTGGACACCTGGTGGGAAACCGTCGTGATGGCGTGCCTGCCACCTCAGGCTGTTGGCAGCTGCCTGCCTTGA
- a CDS encoding copper resistance D family protein, whose translation MTTNRTTTPANRYWVLGGLLGGGAVGAFLGLGLSTTPVAVGVAEPGVVVQFAQPLVRTLLDLAATVVVGLSLLPKLLGFSRPTLTEPVMRVARPAAVVGAAVWVFTALLSIVVRAYETRPDVPVTMGSVVDYVQRVGAGQGLLFSAVCALIYLWIGVLAVRKGESVPAELRILVSMFGLLPLPVTGHASNWKYHDYSMISMELHVLGAAAWTGGLAALIALVAHRRGLLAEALPKFSKLATVSLAVVSVTGLFNGLLELALNPVITLPGSLFTTSYGLILVGKIVCAAVLAVLGANIRWRMLPNIAQHKTTAIVGWAAFELAVMGVAFGLAVVLSRAPVA comes from the coding sequence ATGACGACGAACCGGACCACCACCCCCGCCAACCGGTACTGGGTACTGGGCGGCCTGCTCGGCGGCGGAGCCGTCGGAGCGTTCCTGGGCCTCGGCCTGTCGACGACCCCGGTGGCCGTCGGCGTCGCCGAGCCGGGGGTGGTGGTCCAGTTCGCCCAACCGCTGGTCAGGACGTTGCTGGACCTGGCCGCCACGGTGGTCGTCGGGCTGAGCCTGCTGCCCAAGCTGCTGGGCTTCTCCCGCCCCACCCTGACCGAACCGGTGATGCGCGTGGCCCGCCCGGCCGCCGTCGTCGGCGCGGCGGTGTGGGTGTTCACGGCGTTGCTGTCGATCGTCGTCCGAGCCTACGAAACCCGGCCGGACGTGCCGGTGACCATGGGTTCGGTGGTCGACTACGTACAACGCGTCGGCGCCGGGCAGGGGTTGTTGTTCAGCGCGGTGTGCGCGTTGATCTACTTGTGGATCGGCGTCCTGGCGGTCCGCAAGGGCGAGTCGGTACCGGCCGAACTGCGCATCCTCGTGTCGATGTTCGGGTTGCTGCCGCTGCCGGTGACGGGCCACGCGTCGAACTGGAAGTACCACGACTACTCCATGATCTCGATGGAGCTGCACGTCCTGGGCGCGGCAGCGTGGACCGGCGGCCTGGCCGCGCTGATCGCCCTGGTGGCCCACCGCCGGGGCCTGCTGGCGGAGGCGTTGCCGAAGTTCTCGAAACTGGCCACGGTGAGCCTGGCCGTGGTGTCGGTGACAGGACTGTTCAACGGCCTGCTGGAACTGGCCCTGAACCCGGTGATCACGTTGCCGGGGTCGTTGTTCACGACGTCGTACGGCCTGATCCTGGTCGGGAAGATCGTGTGCGCGGCCGTGCTGGCGGTCCTGGGCGCGAACATCCGATGGCGGATGCTGCCGAACATCGCACAGCACAAGACGACCGCGATCGTGGGCTGGGCGGCGTTCGAACTGGCCGTGATGGGCGTGGCCTTCGGCCTCGCCGTCGTCCTCTCCCGCGCCCCGGTGGCCTAG
- a CDS encoding YcnI family copper-binding membrane protein → MSTNRFGARTFAKGGAVLAVAAFLALGTAGLASAHVTASTPKDAVQGGYTKVTIRVPNERPANGTVKLELTLPAEYPLASVSTKPTAGWKVEAVKGKLDKPVQSHGREITEAVRSVVWTADPGVRIEPGQFNEFDLSIGPLPDNTDKLIMPTKQTYDNGEVVDWNAPPPAEGAEEPEKPAPVLNLVKKTEGADHHGDATNASAKTDDHAASTSGTDNTARWLGGAGLAVGALGLGFGTGAVLRSRRAGKPNA, encoded by the coding sequence ATGTCGACAAATCGTTTTGGCGCGCGCACGTTCGCCAAGGGCGGTGCCGTGCTCGCGGTCGCCGCCTTCCTCGCGCTGGGCACGGCGGGCCTCGCGTCGGCGCACGTGACCGCGTCCACCCCCAAGGACGCCGTCCAGGGCGGCTACACCAAGGTCACCATCCGGGTGCCCAACGAGCGGCCGGCCAACGGCACCGTGAAGCTGGAGCTCACGCTGCCCGCCGAGTACCCGCTGGCGTCGGTGAGCACCAAGCCCACCGCGGGCTGGAAGGTCGAGGCCGTCAAGGGCAAGCTCGACAAGCCGGTGCAGAGCCACGGCCGCGAGATCACCGAGGCGGTCCGCTCGGTCGTGTGGACCGCCGACCCGGGCGTCCGGATCGAGCCCGGCCAGTTCAACGAGTTCGACCTGTCCATCGGCCCGCTGCCGGACAACACCGACAAGCTGATCATGCCGACCAAGCAGACCTACGACAACGGCGAGGTCGTGGACTGGAACGCCCCGCCGCCCGCCGAGGGCGCGGAGGAGCCGGAGAAGCCCGCGCCGGTGCTCAACCTGGTCAAGAAGACCGAGGGCGCCGACCACCACGGTGACGCCACCAACGCGTCGGCCAAGACCGACGACCACGCGGCGAGCACGTCGGGCACGGACAACACCGCCCGCTGGCTCGGCGGCGCGGGCCTGGCCGTGGGCGCGCTGGGGCTGGGCTTCGGCACCGGGGCCGTGCTGCGGTCGCGGCGCGCGGGCAAGCCGAACGCATGA